A region from the Hydrogenimonas sp. genome encodes:
- a CDS encoding aldehyde dehydrogenase, translating to MVEAKLFMGSKEETKPERAVRYSPYDARAVSTHPVCGAEDAKRALAIAESAFAVAKKAPLSQRVSWLRDVASSLREQKELFARTITDEIGKPLMFSRIEVERCIETVELTADSLINLNGETFSTDATASGRGSTAFWRRVPAGVVVAITPFNFPLNLTAHKLAPALGAGCSVVLKPTPEAPATAYLFAKLFIESEFAVEDALSVVYGDAEVGGALVSSPVPRVISFTGSVPVGNIITKSAGIKKVSLELGGNAATFVERSADISGAAARCAFGAFVNSGQVCISLQRIYVDSPIYDEFAEKIAEETGRLKVGSPYEEDTFMGPLIDKEANERALKWVQSAKSEGARVVAGGEVVDGIFAPTVMADVTDDMEIVCEEVFAPIVSLVKVDSFEEAVQKMNDSPYGLQFSIFTNDLALVRRSLDLFECGGIVVNDVPTVRFDIQPYGGMKLSGVGREGPRFALEEFTEIQSVVIF from the coding sequence ATGGTTGAAGCGAAACTTTTCATGGGTTCTAAGGAGGAGACGAAGCCGGAGCGTGCCGTAAGGTATTCGCCGTACGATGCAAGAGCGGTCTCCACGCACCCGGTCTGCGGTGCCGAGGATGCTAAGAGGGCTCTCGCGATAGCCGAGTCCGCCTTTGCAGTTGCCAAAAAAGCGCCTCTTTCACAGAGAGTCTCGTGGCTGAGAGATGTGGCCTCCTCTTTGAGAGAGCAAAAAGAGCTCTTCGCGCGTACCATTACCGACGAGATAGGAAAGCCGCTTATGTTCAGCCGCATAGAGGTGGAGCGCTGCATCGAGACGGTTGAGCTGACGGCGGACTCTCTCATCAATCTCAACGGGGAGACCTTTTCTACCGACGCTACAGCCAGCGGAAGGGGTTCGACGGCTTTCTGGAGGCGTGTTCCGGCGGGAGTAGTAGTGGCCATCACGCCGTTCAACTTTCCGCTCAATCTGACCGCACACAAGCTGGCTCCCGCACTGGGCGCAGGATGCAGCGTGGTTTTGAAACCGACCCCCGAGGCGCCAGCCACAGCCTACCTGTTCGCAAAACTCTTCATAGAGAGCGAATTTGCGGTGGAGGATGCGCTGAGTGTGGTATATGGCGATGCGGAAGTGGGAGGAGCACTGGTATCCAGTCCGGTTCCGAGGGTCATAAGTTTTACCGGCAGTGTTCCGGTCGGTAACATCATAACGAAGAGCGCCGGAATAAAAAAGGTGAGCCTGGAGCTTGGAGGCAACGCCGCCACATTCGTCGAGAGAAGTGCCGATATATCTGGTGCCGCGGCAAGATGCGCCTTCGGAGCGTTCGTCAACTCCGGACAGGTGTGCATATCACTGCAGAGAATCTACGTCGATTCGCCGATATACGACGAGTTTGCCGAGAAGATCGCCGAAGAGACCGGGAGGCTCAAGGTGGGAAGCCCATACGAGGAGGATACCTTCATGGGGCCGCTCATAGACAAAGAGGCGAACGAGCGTGCCTTGAAGTGGGTGCAGAGTGCGAAGAGCGAAGGAGCGCGCGTGGTCGCCGGCGGAGAGGTAGTCGACGGCATATTCGCACCGACCGTCATGGCCGATGTGACCGACGATATGGAGATAGTCTGTGAAGAGGTCTTCGCCCCGATCGTGAGTCTTGTCAAGGTCGACAGCTTCGAAGAGGCAGTGCAGAAGATGAACGACTCACCCTACGGTCTTCAGTTTTCGATATTCACGAACGATCTGGCTCTCGTGCGAAGATCGCTGGATCTCTTCGAGTGCGGCGGCATAGTGGTGAACGACGTTCCTACGGTGCGTTTCGATATCCAGCCCTACGGCGGCATGAAGCTGAGCGGCGTCGGACGGGAGGGTCCGAGATTCGCACTCGAGGAGTTTACCGAGATACAGTCGGTGGTGATATTCTAA
- a CDS encoding branched-chain amino acid aminotransferase, protein MKKSDTIWMNGRLVPWDEAKVHILTHTLHYGNGVFEGTRAYKTERGLAIFRLRDHTKRLLNSAKITMIKCPYALEELEAAQIELLRENRFESNVYIRPIIYLGYGVMGVYHVNAPVETAIAAWEWGSYLGDEGLEKGIRVKISSFTRNSIKSTMGKAKAVANYLNSQMAKFEAIEAGYEEALLLDEEGFVAEGSGECFFIVRDGVIITPPHDNSLESITQATVIELAEKLGYTVEFRRITRDEVYICDEAFFTGTAAEVTPVREVDARVIGKGERGPVTEQLQREYFNVVYGRNSDFEHYLTYI, encoded by the coding sequence ATGAAAAAATCTGATACCATCTGGATGAACGGCAGACTCGTTCCGTGGGACGAAGCCAAAGTCCACATCCTGACACACACACTCCACTACGGCAACGGAGTATTTGAAGGTACGCGCGCCTACAAAACGGAGAGAGGGCTGGCGATCTTCCGCCTCAGGGACCATACGAAAAGGCTGCTCAACTCGGCGAAAATCACGATGATCAAATGCCCCTATGCACTGGAGGAGCTGGAGGCGGCACAGATAGAGCTTCTGAGAGAGAACCGTTTCGAAAGCAACGTCTACATCCGTCCGATCATCTACCTCGGGTACGGGGTAATGGGAGTCTACCACGTCAACGCTCCGGTAGAGACGGCCATAGCCGCCTGGGAGTGGGGAAGCTACCTCGGAGACGAGGGGCTGGAGAAGGGGATACGCGTAAAGATCTCCTCTTTCACCCGGAACTCTATAAAGTCGACAATGGGAAAAGCGAAGGCGGTAGCCAACTATCTCAACTCACAGATGGCCAAATTCGAAGCGATCGAAGCCGGATACGAAGAGGCGCTGCTGCTCGACGAAGAGGGGTTTGTAGCCGAAGGCAGCGGCGAGTGCTTCTTCATCGTCCGAGACGGGGTCATAATAACTCCGCCCCACGACAACAGTCTCGAGTCGATCACCCAGGCCACGGTCATAGAGTTGGCTGAAAAACTTGGTTACACCGTAGAATTCAGGCGTATAACAAGGGATGAAGTATATATTTGCGACGAAGCTTTCTTTACCGGAACCGCCGCCGAGGTGACACCGGTCAGAGAGGTGGACGCCAGAGTGATCGGAAAAGGAGAGAGAGGACCCGTTACAGAGCAGCTGCAGCGGGAGTACTTCAACGTGGTATACGGACGAAACAGCGATTTCGAACACTATCTGACCTATATCTGA
- a CDS encoding membrane protease family protein HP0248 — protein MPADMNDYFNKKNGGGGGENRPPKPPQFIQDFSKKATLLYVVVIVAALLIFFKPFVVINSGEVGILKTAGKFDPQPLTPGFHMFIPAIQDVIVVDTKVRIVNYKTTAGEGDFNRRGGVLIKPAIEVLDARGLPVNIELTVQYRLNPENAPQTIAEWGLNWEEKIINPVVRDVVRNVIGQYKAEELPVKRNEIAVKIQNDIAREIDKLEHNPVELVAVQLRAIVLPSKIKDQIERVQIAKQEAERVKYEVLRAQQEAEKKAALAKGTAEAKKIQAQGEADKIRIEAEAQAKANRLISQSLTNELLQLRQIEVQGKFNEALKTNKDAKIFLTPGGAVPNIWIDSKDKQKTTSMER, from the coding sequence ATGCCGGCAGACATGAACGACTACTTCAACAAGAAAAACGGCGGAGGCGGAGGCGAAAACCGTCCTCCGAAACCTCCGCAGTTCATACAGGACTTCAGCAAAAAGGCGACACTGCTTTATGTAGTGGTGATAGTGGCTGCACTTCTGATATTCTTCAAACCGTTCGTCGTAATCAACTCGGGCGAGGTCGGAATATTGAAGACGGCCGGAAAATTCGACCCGCAGCCGTTGACTCCGGGCTTTCACATGTTCATACCGGCTATTCAGGATGTAATAGTCGTAGACACCAAGGTCAGGATCGTCAACTATAAAACCACTGCTGGAGAGGGCGACTTCAACCGCAGGGGAGGGGTTCTGATAAAACCCGCCATCGAGGTGCTGGATGCCAGGGGACTTCCCGTAAACATCGAGCTTACCGTTCAGTACAGGCTCAACCCGGAGAATGCACCCCAGACAATAGCGGAGTGGGGCCTCAACTGGGAAGAGAAGATCATAAACCCTGTGGTACGCGATGTGGTCAGGAACGTAATCGGCCAGTACAAAGCGGAAGAGCTTCCGGTGAAGCGTAACGAGATCGCAGTAAAGATCCAAAACGATATAGCCAGAGAGATAGACAAGCTTGAACACAATCCTGTTGAACTTGTAGCGGTACAGCTGCGGGCCATCGTACTTCCTTCCAAGATCAAAGATCAGATAGAGCGTGTTCAGATCGCGAAACAGGAAGCTGAAAGGGTGAAATACGAGGTTCTGCGAGCGCAGCAGGAAGCGGAGAAGAAAGCGGCTCTCGCAAAGGGTACGGCAGAAGCGAAGAAGATACAGGCCCAGGGAGAGGCCGACAAGATACGCATAGAGGCCGAAGCCCAGGCCAAGGCCAACAGGCTTATAAGCCAATCACTCACGAACGAACTTCTGCAGCTTCGCCAGATCGAGGTACAGGGCAAGTTCAACGAGGCTCTCAAAACGAATAAAGATGCTAAAATATTCCTTACACCCGGCGGTGCGGTCCCCAACATCTGGATCGACAGCAAGGATAAGCAGAAGACAACATCCATGGAGCGCTAG